The following nucleotide sequence is from Zea mays cultivar B73 chromosome 1, Zm-B73-REFERENCE-NAM-5.0, whole genome shotgun sequence.
TTTGCTGGTGGACGGTTTCCTACAGTCAAGTGATCAACACTAAgtttagaaaattaatttataaTTCAAAGGTTCTGATAGAGCTTAAAATATCTTCCCTGTGCTGAAAACATGAATCAGAGGTTTTAATAGCAGTCTATGTGTCTCAATAAATTCCCATTTATCTAAATAACCTACACTTGTTACAGCCTCCGATCAATGTTCGCACGGATCATAAGTATCTTTAGTATGTACTTAGAAAAGGAAACACATGGCAAGTTAGATGACAGTAGAAGGGGAAAAATAATGGAAAGAACATAACAGTATAGGTCCAACACTCCAACTTATGCACCAGAAATAAACTGACTACAGCATTGTTCTAAAATGTTATCGTCCCACCCACCCAGCAAGCCTTCACCTAGGTGTGAGTCACATCCTTCCTCCTAGCACCAACCACCCACCAGCATAGCACTGATTAGCCAGTAGACATGGAACTCACCGAACACCTAGTACCTTTTAGAGCACTGGATCTGGATTAAAGTTTAAGAGCACACTAGCTAAAGGTAGATACTCCCCCATTCCGAACTATAAGTCGTTCTGGCTTTTCTCAGGTCAAATTAACTCACCTTCAGAACCAACAGGCCAAGCTGGAGCTTTAGTGGGAGCATCAAGTCTCTTCAAAATGCTTTCGCCGGACTTCATAATGGTAATAGATAATCCTGGAAAGGGGAAGAGTCTGAAACAATTTTGCCTTCCTGATTACTTAAGAAGCTGAGTCAACATAAAATGCTGACATATGCATTGTGATTAGATAGAAGAGCGGGCCTGGTGCAGCGGTAGAGCCTACTGTCAGTAACCGGCCCCAGCCTCTGCATATTTATGCGGGTAGGCTTGGCGCTTAAAGATACCCCTTCCCTAGACCCTgcacagtgcgggaagcctacggCACTGGGTACGCCCTTTTTTATGCATTGTGATTAGATAAACAATTCCACTTAAGTAAACTGTTATGTTCATATATCAGATGATAATGAACAATATATAAAACATTTTTGTTATGGGTGTGACAGTTGGAGCAAAGCAGGTACCTTGACCAGTTAATGATTTGCAAGGTTTGGTAAAATCATGTTAACTGAATGTAGAGATGACAAAGCTCATTCACATCATCATTTCGAAGAATCGCGCAAAAAACTGACCTGCCATATCAAGTGATGTCATAAGTGTGCCAGTGTAGACTCTGTCAACAGCAATGCCATACACCAATTGCAACTCAGGAACTGCTTTTCTCGCTGCAATCATAAGTTCCATGATAGGAGTGGCTCCTAATCTGCAAATTAGAGATGGGGTTAAAGAACAAAGTTACAAACTGTACTCAATTCAGAACAAACAGTGGGGAGAAAGGAAATAGCTACACTGATAAAGTAAATAAGTAATGTACGCTTTCAAAGAGATCATCAGAAAAAAGTGAATTCTAACCTCTAAGTAGGATTTGATATAGGTAGACAGTATCATAAACATGCTGCCACAAGCTCCCAATCCTCTCATATATATTTATCATTAAAAATACATTTGTAACAACTAATAAGCAGAAGTTATTAATGTAGTAGGAAGGCCAAAGTTATatttgaaaaagaaaagagaacatTTCTAATGCTATGTCTGAATCAGTCCTGTGAGCCTTTCCAGCTATTCCTAACCTCTGGAATATCTGAGCGGCGTAATGAGGTGCTATAGAGATGGTAATAAGTAATCTTTCAGGAATTCAAAATGGATGCCCCTTACCCCGGCCACCATCAGTAAACAAAGAAATTATCCATAAAAGATAACGACTTGGGTACAGGTGACATTGATATGCAACCTTCCAACCAGATCCCTTTGACATTGACAAGGGAAAATAGAAgtctccaactgaaacatactcATAATCCTTAATTTCTTGTTGCTTTCTTCCATGTACGATAATTTTTTCACTGCTTCAAGTCTAGTGTTGTATATCCAGGATAAGTTTACAGGAAATGATTTCCACAGTAACCCATAAAAAAGAATGAGCAATGAGATCACCAAAACCAACTAACCAACATTGAAAATGTGCACCTTAGTTCATCATGAAAGATGAAAAAAATATAGGGAATACATACAAGATACAATTAACCTAGTTCTACTGATTCCACAAATATTATTCAATTTATACAGTGGCGAGAAATGTTCAGATTTGCATTACCCATTCACTAGGAGAACAGCATTGCAACCTCTTGTGACAGGAAGATACTGAGTTTCCTGCAAGGGTGCAAGGCTACCAAATGAATAATTAAAAGCATACAAGCTAGCTATACTGCCATAGAAAGTCCCCTTTTTACATAATGCCATTACGGAGAGTGTGAAACAGATAAACAGTTTACAGTTGTATAATGTTCCACTTAAGGAAAACCATAGCAGGAGAGGATTAGTCCTCGTTCCTTGGAATACACATTCAATCCCCATTGTAATCATTACCTCTCCACTCTCCAGTAATCCAGGGTTGTCTTTTCTTAATAAAAACATGATACTTTTTTGGTAAACAAAAAAAGGATATGTCTGAGACAAACTACAGTTTTTGCCTTTTCCAAATAATTAATCGACGCTACACACAGTTCAGCATTAGACTTCGCAAATTATGCAAAATAGGATTTTGAATTAAACAGAGAAATATGACAGAAAATGTAGTGCTATGTGTGCCTGTGGTGTGGAAAACAAATAAACTTTGCATTTAGTTCAACAAAGACAAATATATAAACGTAGAGGATTAAACAAACATTGCAGATCAAAATCTGACCTGTGACAATATCTGTTTAAGGACATGTTCTACCACTACGTCAACTGGCTGGAGTTCAACAACAGCAACTCCAGGTTCTCCATGCTGGAAACAAATAGATGTTTTAATTTCAGATTTATTGATCTCAGAAATGtagagcagcagcagcaacaataacaacaacaaagccttttagtcccaagaaagttagggtaggctagagttgaaactcAACAGAAACCATAAGTAAAGGTTCAGGCATATGGATAGCTGTTTTGATCTCAGAAATGTAGGAAACAAAAATTAATGCACAAAACCTTACAACTAAACCTAACTATGCTAATTGTTTAATTATATGAGCATAGTAACAGATGTGGTTTAAACTTACAATTCCAAGGCCAAGCTCCATTTGCCTTGGACCTAGACGATCAGAAGTTATTTGCCCAGGCAATGTGCAAACAGAAAGTGCAACTCCCATCGTACCAACAACCTCAGATGCATGTTTTGCTTCTGCGGCAACCTCTGCAAGAGATAAACCAGCATCTGCTGCGGCCCCAGCAACCTATGGATTAAACAAACTTGAAATTAGAGCGCGGGACGAAGCTCACAAGAAATCATTGGCTGCTTAAAGTTTGAAATCCATGCAATACAATGTCAGATTTTCTTCCAACAAAAAAGGATTGCATATGCCAACAGTCAAGATTACTGAAAACCTAGTTATTACTTATTGTTTCACCATTCCAAGTCTAGCAAACTAGCTGTACAAGGTTTAATCACTATATTTGATGTGCAGGATGCAGGCTTAGATTAGAGACGTGTTTCATAAACAGGCAGTATATCTTAGAATCCAGTTAAGATCACTATTGGTTAGTGTTTAGTGTTCATCTAAATATAATGACATGTAGCCCTCCTGCGTGTTCAAGAAAAAATTGTTTAGTGTTCATGCAGATAGCCAGATACCACATCAGCTTACTTAAAAAGGCACTCCCATTATTTTAGATGAGCATAGTGAATAGTTAAATACTTAAATCAGATGGAAAAGGCTGCTTGAATGAAAAAGCAGATCAGATGAGTGTTAAAAAGATTTTTGCAGGTCAACTTGGCTGAGTGAAAGAATGTAACATGCCAGAAACTGGCGATGAGTCCAAGAGGAAAATCTAGGATAGAAAATACAATGGCAACAACAAAATACCTTATGCACAAGAATTGTTCCAGCTAAACCTCTTCTACCAGCTATCCCTCTAGGTGGAGGAAGGGCACAATCGTCTCCAACAATGACCATCTACAATTGGAAGATAAATGATACATAGGCATTAAAACTAATATGATCTGCCACACAACATAGTAATATTTGTGTCTATCAACCTCCATCTTATAGCCTTCAGATTTTGCCTGCTCAGCAGCTAATCCAAAATTGAGTCTATCACCAGTGTAGTTCTGAAAATGTTTGGCAATTGAAGGTAAGAAGAAATGAAGCTTAGTAAGATGAGAGCAGTACTCTGCTTCACAGTTTACACTTATAAAACTGAACAAAATGGAGCAGTGCAGTTTAAAAATAATGGAGAAAAAGTACCAGCATCCCTACATCAAGCATACACAGTTATCCAAAAATCCCACAGTCCGGCCCCTTTCAAAGCAAATACAGATGTACCATAGCCTTATTGAAATAAAACTGATGTCCCAAGCAAATTTCAGAAAAGCAAATGTTATCCCTCCTCTCTATCCATTCATGCATGAACACAGGATGATAGGTGGAGGAAATAGTAGTTATTAATGTGGTAATAAATATAAACAATGCACAGTCCCAAAGCATCAGATATTCATATTGCACAATCCTCAGGTGTACTAAAAGATCCCTCATCTCATGATTTGATATTTTAAAGCATATATCACAGCGAGAGTACCTTTACTATTAGAAGGCACCCCATGGGACCAGTTACAGCTCGAATAGCCTACAGTAAGAAGATGTAATTAAATGTCAGCTAAGGTGATTTAAGCTACTTAAGAAGCTAGACATAGGTTTATCAAAAAGAAACATACAGCTAAAATAGAATCAACAGGTGGAGAGGCGAAAACATCTCCAGAAACAGCAGCTGTCAACATCCCTGGCCCAACAAATCCAGCATGGGAAGGTTCATGGCCACTTCCACCACCTATAAACAAGGCGCTAGAATAAGTAATTGAGCTTGACATGAAAAAATGGAAATATCCCAGCAATCATCAGCCATGAAAGTTACCAATGAAGATATTTTCTAATGCAGAAGTTCCTATTCGACACAAATAAACAGTATGGCCATACATATGCTTATGCATACTATTAGTTCAAACAAGGAAACATACTAAGCGATTGAGAGATTATATACATGCAGACTGACATGACAACTGGCAGATTTCTGTATGATGGTGCCATGACATGCAAGTGGTCCATGCAATACACCGCCATCTGTTACTCTTCCAGCAGTGATGTCTCCAAGCGGAGTGCAACATGGTACTTAGTATAAAAAGAATCATAACTCCAGGCAACTAGCTCAATAAGTGGAACTTTAAATGTAAGGTAAGCTGAGCAAAAGAACACTATATCTCGCCAATTCTGGTCAGGAAGATAACCATCACACTGAAGCAATCCTACTAACATCGCAACCACTTCTTGCGAACTACCATCAGATTTATTTTAAGTTATCATATCTAGTAGTTGAAACAGGAGAATTCCCAATCATTTAGGATATATTTAATGTAATATAGGAATTAACCATGACATTCACGTGAAAATAAGAACAAAAGCATAGTTCGAAGCAGAAACCATCACATTCACATGAAAAGTAGTACAAAAGCATAGTTTGGAGAAGCCAAGGCAGAACACAGAACATCACCCGAGATGACTGCAACTTTGTCATAGGAACCGCGCTCGACATCAGCACGAAGAACGACCTTAATCTGCACAGATTTCAGGGGAGTTCAGTCACTCGATGCTTGCCGAAACAACTCAAAATGGTTTCCTGTTGCGAAAAAAACACCTGAGGGAACCCGTCGAGGTACTGCAGACCCGGGTAAGTCTCCACCAACCCTTCGATGAACTCCGTCACCACATCTGAAAAAAGGTTGAACAGAACGAGGCCCAGTAGGGACCATCGGACGCGATTAAACCCTAGAAATCGAAGAAAAACTGTCTGAAATTTAGCGAGAAATAGGGGCAAATGGTGGTGACAGGCTGTTACCGTCGGGGTTGTTGATGAGCTTCTTCCCCTGCAAGGCCATGGCGAGGGGGTTCCCTGCGGCGGCCGGGGTACGGCGATCGCCCGCAGCTTGGAGGAGCAACAGATTGGGGGAAAGACGGCGAGGCGAGCAGTATGAAGTCGCCTGGCCTCACTCGTTCTGTGGGCTTTTGCTTGCACAGGGAGCTTATCCTTTTATAGAAGCGAGTTAGCAGTGCAAGTAAACTGAGAAAAATCAAGCCTTACCGTAATGGCCCTCTTTGTAAAGACACATACTTCTTTTTCTACGTAAACATAGTGTATTGTTAAGATAATAATCCTATTATATATCTAGAAAATCTAAAAACAACGAACAGAGAAAGTACTTATTAATTAAATGTGATATTTATTTATCTTAATAGCATATTATGAGAAAAAGAATTTGATGTCACGAGGCAATTCTTTCTCCCAGAGATATATCATGTAATAATATATCTTTTCTCTAATAGCACATCGACTACTACCTCTATTCTGCAATATTTATCGCTCGCTAGTTTATTTTTAACTAAAATATGACAAATAAAAAACGAATAAATTATTAGTGATCTACAAATCTGTTAGAGAATTTGGGCTTGGCCCATAATAATTCCTATAAATCACAAAGACTCAATCACACATACATGGTATGATAGAAACTTTAGTAACACCTTGCTACTTCAGGTAGAGCAAGGCTAACTTAAATGGTTGAGTTGTCTCCGCTTGGTTGAAGTCATTgaggagagagaaagaaataACTCAcgtgcgcgctcgctcgcctcgacGGGTTGGGTCGGGCGGGGCAATAGGTGCGGGCGCCTGCCATTCGCGTGAATGGTCCGGCAATTTCTCGCTTGCGGGTGCGTGACTTCCTTTTGTCACTTGATATTTTGCATGCATGGAGAAAATTGCGCTAGTCTATTTTGACAAGTAATTATTTTTGCGTTAATTGTGATTGATCTAATTGATTGGCTGTGAATCAATCACGTTAGTGTTGTGATTACACGGCTGATTACTTGTCCGTTTTTGTCATGTCGTGTGTAAATATTGAGGACAAGATGTCGTCCCTCGGTACAGATTTTTCTCCTCCTTACACCAGAGCGCTTCGTAGTATTCGTCTTCTCCGTACCGCCGCCGACGTACCATCAGGATTGGGAGAGCAGAATCTCCTAAGCCTACATTGCCTCATTGTTCGTCTACTTCCTCCACTCCAACGTCGTTGTCCTCACCGGTCTGCTTCCCGTACTTTTGCAATGTTCTAGTGTCAATAACCCCACCGGGAGAATGGTTATGCTTCCTCTGTcgtttattctcgtattccttcaATCACTAGCATTAGATTATGGACCGTTAATGAGTAATGCATTTATGAAGCATGATGTTGTTCATTTTATTATTATCAAGATCATTTTGTTCATCATTAAATTCATGTTATTTCCAACAATTCAAAACCTGATACAACCTTTAGTGATGACTAATCACTCTCATGCGATGAAGCTGAATAAGTTCATTGGTGTGAATTTCAATATATGGCAAACGAGAGCTCAGATGTGGCTCTGGGAAAGAGGTGCAGG
It contains:
- the LOC100282191 gene encoding 3,4-dihydroxy-2-butanone kinase — translated: MALQGKKLINNPDDVVTEFIEGLVETYPGLQYLDGFPQIKVVLRADVERGSYDKVAVISGGGSGHEPSHAGFVGPGMLTAAVSGDVFASPPVDSILAAIRAVTGPMGCLLIVKNYTGDRLNFGLAAEQAKSEGYKMEMVIVGDDCALPPPRGIAGRRGLAGTILVHKVAGAAADAGLSLAEVAAEAKHASEVVGTMGVALSVCTLPGQITSDRLGPRQMELGLGIHGEPGVAVVELQPVDVVVEHVLKQILSQETQYLPVTRGCNAVLLVNGLGATPIMELMIAARKAVPELQLVYGIAVDRVYTGTLMTSLDMAGLSITIMKSGESILKRLDAPTKAPAWPVGSEGNRPPAKFPVPLPPSPSMKDDEILAPSQELSKQGCILEAVIEASATEIINLMDSLNEWDSKVGDGDCGSTMYRGATAILEDMKKRYPMNDAAGTINEIGATIRRVMGGTSGILYAILCKAAYASLKQSSTVTANKWADALEASIAAVSKYGGASAGYRTMLDALIPASAVLKQRLEAGDDPVTAFIASSEAASAGAESTKQMQAKAGRSSYIAPDLLASIPDPGAMAAAAWYRAAALAVKNKVHGSKS